A window of Bacteroidales bacterium contains these coding sequences:
- the guaB gene encoding IMP dehydrogenase: MTLDNNKFLGEALTYDDVLLVPAYSDVMPREADICSFFSRNIHLNIPIVSAAMDTVTEAMMAIAIAQEGGIGVIHKNMSIEEQANQVRKVKRAENGMILDPVTLPVDAIVWDALMLMKEYGIGGIPVVKNNKELVGIVTHRDLRFERNTNRPIAEVMTKDNLITTREFISFEIAAEILQKHRIEKLPVVDDHNRLVGLITYKDIIKIQAHPNAYKDGQGRLRVAAAVGIASNTLQRAEALVDANVDAIVVDTAHGHTRSVIEIARKIKQQFPNIDLVVGNIGTAEAALALAEAGADAIKIGIGPGSICTTRVIAGVGVPQLSAIYSVSQVLKGTGIPVIADGGIRYSGDIAKALAAGADTIMAGSLFAGVDESPGETIIFDGRKYKTYRGMGSIEAMQKGSKDRYFQDVEDDIRKLVPEGIVGRVPFKGTLSEVILQLVGGLRAGMGYVGAKNIEALKQARFIKITHAGVIEGHPHDVSITSEAPNYSRL, from the coding sequence ATGACGCTGGATAACAATAAATTTCTTGGTGAAGCCCTCACTTATGATGATGTTCTGCTTGTTCCGGCCTATTCTGATGTGATGCCCCGGGAGGCTGATATCTGTTCCTTTTTTTCCAGGAATATCCACTTAAACATTCCGATCGTCTCGGCTGCTATGGATACTGTGACAGAGGCCATGATGGCCATTGCCATAGCCCAGGAGGGTGGCATCGGGGTGATCCACAAGAATATGTCGATCGAGGAACAGGCCAATCAGGTCAGGAAAGTAAAAAGGGCCGAGAACGGCATGATCCTTGACCCGGTGACCTTACCGGTAGATGCTATAGTCTGGGATGCGCTTATGCTGATGAAAGAATATGGTATTGGCGGGATTCCCGTGGTAAAGAACAACAAGGAACTGGTAGGGATTGTTACCCACCGCGACCTTCGTTTTGAGCGCAACACTAACCGGCCTATAGCCGAAGTAATGACCAAAGACAACCTGATCACCACCCGTGAGTTCATTTCATTTGAAATAGCAGCGGAAATCCTTCAGAAGCACCGGATTGAAAAGCTCCCTGTCGTGGATGACCATAACCGTCTCGTGGGGCTGATCACTTATAAAGACATTATCAAGATACAGGCGCATCCCAATGCTTACAAAGATGGCCAGGGCAGGTTGCGGGTAGCTGCCGCTGTCGGCATTGCTTCCAACACGTTGCAGCGGGCCGAAGCGTTGGTAGATGCTAATGTTGACGCCATCGTGGTAGACACGGCCCACGGGCATACCCGCAGTGTCATTGAAATTGCCCGCAAAATCAAACAGCAGTTCCCAAATATCGACCTGGTGGTGGGCAATATTGGCACGGCAGAAGCTGCCCTGGCACTTGCAGAAGCAGGCGCAGATGCCATCAAGATAGGTATTGGCCCCGGCTCTATCTGCACGACAAGGGTTATCGCAGGGGTAGGCGTACCGCAGTTGTCTGCTATTTATTCCGTCAGCCAGGTTCTTAAAGGCACAGGCATACCGGTCATTGCCGATGGAGGGATCCGCTACTCAGGTGATATAGCCAAAGCATTGGCGGCCGGAGCTGATACCATCATGGCTGGCTCCCTGTTTGCCGGTGTGGATGAGTCACCAGGTGAAACCATCATTTTCGATGGCAGGAAATATAAAACGTACAGGGGCATGGGCTCAATCGAAGCCATGCAGAAGGGATCAAAGGACCGTTATTTCCAGGATGTGGAAGATGATATCCGCAAATTAGTACCGGAAGGAATCGTAGGCCGGGTGCCATTTAAAGGGACCCTGTCGGAAGTCATCCTTCAGCTGGTAGGCGGTTTGCGGGCCGGAATGGGGTACGTCGGTGCAAAGAATATTGAAGCACTCAAACAGGCCCGTTTCATCAAGATCACCCACGCAGGTGTCATCGAAGGTCATCCCCATGATGTCTCCATTACCAGCGAAGCGCCCAACTATAGCCGTTTGTAA